Proteins encoded by one window of Octopus sinensis unplaced genomic scaffold, ASM634580v1 Contig13941, whole genome shotgun sequence:
- the LOC115229950 gene encoding tigger transposable element-derived protein 6-like, with product MEGDKEHPLVIGKFKNPHGFKNINMNNLGIQYANSNKSWMTSLIFKNWVERLNSKMSVENRKILLLLDNAPVHYFDGEFSNIELYFLPLKTTSKIQPIDQGIVHSFNRCIKKE from the coding sequence ATGGAAGGAGATAAAGAGCATCCGTTGGTAATCGGAAAATTCAAAAATCCTCatggttttaaaaatattaatatgaataatcTTGGGATTCAATATGCAAATAGTAATAAATCTTGGATGAccagtttaatttttaaaaactgggtTGAACGGTTAAATTCCAAAATGAGTGTGGAAAATAGAAAGATTTTGCTTCTTTTAGATAATGCGCCAGTTCACTATTTTGATGGCGAATTCAGTAATATCGAATTGTATTTTCTTCCTCTAAAGACAACATCTAAGATTCAACCAATTGATCAAGGGATTGTGCATTCATTTAATCGTTGTATAAAAAAGGAATGA